A genomic segment from Glycine max cultivar Williams 82 chromosome 1, Glycine_max_v4.0, whole genome shotgun sequence encodes:
- the LOC100527061 gene encoding uncharacterized protein isoform X1 — translation MASMREFSRVILSHLKKPHASPSQLLFLRTMTSKVFVKGLAFSTTEEELAKAFSQYGSVLKANIILNKAKNRSKGFGYVTFAKEEEACKAQIDMNGKILHGRVIYVDVQLPNK, via the exons ATGGCATCTATGAGAGAATTTTCCAGAGTCATACTATCTCACTTAAAAAAACCCCATGCTTCTCCATCTCAACTTCTCTTCCTCCGAACAATGACTTCCAAGGTTTTTGTTAAAG GTCTAGCATTTTCTACGACAGAGGAGGAATTAGCCAAAGCTTTTTCTCAATACGGCAGTGTCCTGAAGG CTAATATAATACTGAATAAAGCCAAGAATAGATCCAAAGGTTTTGGATATGTGACTTTTGCTAAAGAGGAAGAAGCATGCAAGGCACAGATTGACATGAACGGAAAG ATATTACATGGACGAGTTATATATGTAGACGTGCAATTGCCTAACAAGTGA
- the LOC100527061 gene encoding uncharacterized protein LOC100527061 (The RefSeq protein has 1 substitution compared to this genomic sequence), producing the protein MASMREFSRVILSHLKKPHASPSQLLFLRTMTSKVFVKGLAFSTTEEELAKAFSQYGSVLKANIILNKAKNRSKGFGYVIFAKEEEACKAQIDMNGKILHGRVIYVDVQLPNK; encoded by the exons ATGGCATCTATGAGAGAATTTTCCAGAGTCATACTATCTCACTTAAAAAAACCCCATGCTTCTCCATCTCAACTTCTCTTCCTCCGAACAATGACTTCCAAGGTTTTTGTTAAAG GTCTAGCATTTTCTACGACAGAGGAGGAATTAGCCAAAGCTTTTTCTCAATACGGCAGTGTCCTGAAGG CTAATATAATACTGAATAAAGCCAAGAATAGATCCAAAGGTTTTGGATATGTGACTTTTGCTAAAGAGGAAGAAGCATGCAAGGCACAGATTGACATGAACGGAAAG ATATTACATGGACGAGTTATATATGTAGACGTGCAATTGCCTAACAAGTGA
- the LOC100804086 gene encoding probable acyl-activating enzyme 1, peroxisomal, translating into MEGSIRCSANYVPVTPISFLERAAVAYRDNISVVFGDITYTWAQTHQRCIKLASSISQLGVCLSPRHVVAVLAPNVPAMYELHFAVPMSGAVLCTLNTRHDSEMVSTLLKQTEAKLVFVYYQLLDIAQAALEILSKTTTTTTTKLPLLVLISECGHPSPPHAKGTLTYEDLIAKGTLEFEVRRPKDELDPITISSTSGTTANPKSVIYSHRGVYLNALVSIILNEMRSMPVYLWCVPMFHCNGWCIPWSIAAQGGTNVCLSSVTAEAIFDNIFRHKVTHMGGAPTILNMIINSPLRKPLSGKVAVMTGGAPPPPDVIFKMENLGFNVTHAYGSTEAYGPAAINAWKPEWDNQPRDAKAKLKTRQGVRHVGMEDLDVKDPHTMKSVPADAKTIGEVMFRGNTVMCGYLKNLKATQEAFKGGWFRSGDMGVKHPDGYIELRDRSKDTIICGGESVSSIELEAVIFSHPAVFEASVVGRPDDYWGETPCAFVKLKEGCSATADEIILFCQNRLPPFMAPRTVLFADLPKTSTGKTQKFLLREKAKAMGSFFKKNISSL; encoded by the exons ATGGAGGGAAGTATCCGGTGCTCTGCGAACTACGTTCCTGTCACTCCAATCAGCTTCTTGGAGCGTGCCGCCGTGGCTTACCGTGACAACATTTCTGTGGTCTTCGGCGACATTACCTACACATGGGCACAGACCCACCAACGCTGCATTAAACTTGCTTCTTCCATTTCTCAACTCGGTGTCTGTCTTTCTCCCCGCCATGTg GTTGCTGTATTGGCCCCCAATGTTCCGGCTATGTATGAGTTACATTTTGCTGTTCCCATGTCTGGGGCTGTTCTCTGTACGCTAAACACGCGTCACGATTCTGAAATGGTTTCAACATTGCTAAAACAGACCGAGGCCaaacttgtttttgtttattatcaATTACTTGATATTGCTCAAGCAGCACTTGaaatcctttcaaaaaccaccaccaccaccaccacaaagcTTCCCCTTTTGGTCTTAATTTCGGAGTGTGGTCATCCATCACCTCCCCATGCTAAAGGAACCTTGACATACGAGGATCTTATAGCTAAAGGGACCCTTGAATTCGAGGTGAGGAGGCCCAAGGATGAattggatcccatcacaatcaGTTCCACTTCTGGAACTACAGCAAACCCCAAGAGTGTAATCTATAGCCACAGAGGTGTCTATCTTAATGCTTTGGTTTCGATTATTCTTAACGAGATGAGGTCCATGCCGGTTTATTTATGGTGCGTTCCCATGTTTCACTGCAATGGTTGGTGCATCCCTTGGAGCATTGCTGCTCAGGGTGGAACTAATGTGTGCCTATCAAGTGTAACAGCTGAAGCGATATTCGACAACATTTTTAGGCACAAGGTTACACACATGGGGGGTGCACCAACAATTTTAAACATGATAATTAATTCACCACTCCGGAAGCCGCTTTCCGGAAAGGTGGCAGTGATGACCGGCGGCGCACCACCGCCTCCGGATGTGATATTTAAGATGGAAAATTTAGGGTTTAATGTGACTCATGCATATGGCTCCACAGAAGCCTATGGTCCAGCAGCAATCAACGCATGGAAACCAGAATGGGACAATCAGCCACGTGATGCAAAGGCGAAACTCAAGACCCGTCAGGGAGTGCGCCACGTTGGAATGGAAGACCTAGATGTGAAAGATCCTCACACAATGAAGAGTGTACCAGCTGATGCAAAAACCATTGGTGAGGTGATGTTCAGGGGAAACACTGTGATGTGTGGATATCTGAAGAACCTGAAGGCAACACAAGAAGCATTTAAAGGTGGATGGTTTCGGAGTGGTGACATGGGAGTGAAGCATCCTGATGGGTACATAGAGCTCAGGGACCGATCAAAGGACACGATAATCTGTGGGGGAGAAAGCGTTAGCTCCATTGAACTGGAAGCAGTGATTTTTAGTCACCCAGCAGTTTTTGAAGCTTCTGTTGTTGGGAGACCTGATGATTATTGGGGAGAGACACCTTGTGCCTTTGTGAAGCTCAAGGAGGGGTGCAGTGCTACAGCAGATGAGATAATCCTATTTTGTCAGAATCGTTTGCCTCCCTTTATGGCTCCTCGGACTGTGCTTTTTGCTGATCTGCCAAAGACTTCAACTGGCAAGACACAGAAATTTCTTCTGAGGGAGAAGGCAAAGGCCATGGGGAGtttctttaagaaaaacatTAGCAGCTTATAA